ACGGGCCCGGTCGTGGTCGACGGCAACGGCGGGCAGCTGTACCAGCAGTCGTTCATGGACAAGGGCAGGTGGAAGCTGCCGTTCAGGTGGGGAATGATCGGCACCGTCGAGGCGTCGGTGGCCAAGGTGACCGTGTCCTACGGCGACGGCGGCCCCGTGACCGCGGCCCTGGACCACGGCTGGTTCGCCGCCGCCGGGATGCTGAACCAGCAGGTCACGCTGGCCCCGCACATCAAGGGCTACGACGGCTCCGGCAAGCTGGTCTACGACTCCGACGAGGACGAGACGTACCAGCGCACGCTGCCCTAGGTCGTGTCCTGGCCGACGTCGGTCAGGGGGCGCTCGGCCCCGGTGTCACCAGCCCCGACTCGTAGGCCACGATGACCAGTTGGGCCCGGTCCCGGGCGCCCAGCTTGCCCATGATCCGGCTGACGTGGGTCTTCGCGGTGAGCGGGCTGAGGCCCAGTTCCTCGGCGATCCCGGTGTTGGTCAGGCCTCGCGCGACCAGGGCCAGCACCTCGCACTCCCGTTCGGAGAGACACTCCGGGCCGCCCGCCGTGGGCGGCCCGGAGGGGCCACGCAGGAACTGGGCGATCAGCCGGGCGGTGGGCCCCGGCGACAGCAGCGCCTCGCCCGCGGCGACCGTGCGGATGGCGTCGAGTAGTTCGGCGGGCCGGGTGTCCTTCACCAGGAAGCCGGCCGCCCCCGCGCGCAGCGCCTCGACGATGTTCTCGTCGGTGTCGTACGTGGTCAGGACGAGGACGCGGACCCCGGCCAGCTCCTCGTCGGCGGCGATCAGCCGGGTCGCCTCGATGCCGTCGAGGTCGGGCATGCGGATGTCCATCACCACGAGGTCGGGGCGTTCGCCACGGGCCACCGCCACCGCCTCCCGGCCGGTACCGGCCTGCCCGACCACCCGCATGTCCGGCGCCGACTCGACGAGCATCGCGAACGCCTCCCGTACGAGGGTCTGGTCGTCGGCGAGCAGCACTCTGAGCGGCTTCATCGGTCCTTCCCGTGCGGCAGTACGGCGCTCACCTCGAAGCCCTTCCCGTCGTCGCGCGGTCCGGCCTCCAGCGAGCCGCCGACGCTGCGCGCCCGCTCCCGCATCCCGACGATCCCGAAACCGGGCGCACCACCGCCGTCCCCCGCACGCCCGCCATGACCCGCGCCGCCACCTCTCCCCACGCCGTCTCCCCCCGTGTCCACGCCCGCTCCGTCGTCGGTGACCCTGAGCCGCAGGGCGTCCTGCTCCTCGTACACCCGGACCCGGACCCCGACCCCCGCCGTCAGGTCGTCCGGCCCGCCGTCCCGGCCGCCGTGCCGCACCGCGTTCGTCAGCGCCTCCTGGACGATCCGGTAGGCGGCCGCGCCGACCGCGGGCGGTACCTCCCCGGACCGTACCGTCAGTTCGACCCGCGCACCGGCCGCACGGGCCGTCTCCGCGAGGTCGGGCAGACCGTGCAGGCCGGGGAGCGAACCCCGGGCGTCCGGCGTGCCGAGGTCGCGCAACACCTCCAGTGTCGTACGGAGTTCGCCGCGCGCGCTGCGGCAGGTCCCGGCGATGTCGTCGAGGGCCTTGGCGACGGCCGCGCGGTCCAGGCGGTCGGGGTCGGCGGCCAGGACGTGCGCGGCGACGGAGGTCTGCACGCCGATCAGGGTGATGGTGTGGGCGAGCAGGTCGTGCAGGTCACGGGCGATGCGCAGGCGTTCCTCGGCGACGCGGCGGCGGGCCTCCTCCTCCCGGGTGCGCTCGGCGCGCTCGGCGCGCTCGACGATGGCGGCGACGTACCGGCGGTAGTAGCGGACGTCGATGCCGCAGAAGAGGACGGCGATGATCCAGCCGGAGATCCGCAGGAGCTCCAGCGCCTCGTCCGGGTTGGTGAGGGCGTTGATGATCAGTGCCGGGCCGAGGACGGCGCACCCGGTGATCAGTGTCCGGCGCACCGTGCCGGTCGCCGCGACCGTGTAGAGCGCCACCATGGTCGCGGGGACGGGCGCGGCGTGGTTGTTGTCGAGGGCGTGGTACGGGACGACGCATACCACCACCGCGAGCAGGGCCGGCACCGGACGGCGGCGCCGCCACGCGAGGGGCACGTTCGCGGTGAGCAGCAGCGTCCAGCCCAGCGCGTCGGGCCGGGGCCCGTCGACGCCGAGCAGGGCGAGGGCCGTGGCGAGGGCGGCCGTCGCCGCGGCCAGCAGTACGTCGTTGCGGGTGCCGTGCGGGGCGGTGCGGGGGTCACGGTTGATCGCCGCCATGATCCGCTCGCCCCGGCGGGGCCTCACCGTTGTCGTGGTCTCCTGCACGGGTTCATCCTGCGGCACGAGGGCGCCCCTCCGGGAGAGAAGGGGCGCCCCGCCGGTCCGCGAGCGGCTCACACCGGCTCCGTCTGCCGCTCCGGTCGGCCCGGCTGCTCGGGCCGCCGCTGCTCGGTCTCCGGCGCCCGCGACAGCCGCCCCGGCCACCACACCTTGCTTCCCAGCGCCACGCTCGCGCTGGTCACGAGATAGGTGCGGACGAGGAAGGTGTCCAGCAGCACGCCCACCGCGATCACGAAGCCCAGCTCGACGAGTTGGACGAGCCCCATGTTCGTCAGCACGGCGAAGGTCGCGGCGAGGACGAGGCCGGCGGAGGCGATGACCCCGCCGGTCGTGCGCAGCGCGGTCAGCGCCGTGGCGACGGGATCGGCGCCGCGCATCGACTCCTCCCGCATCCGGTGCATGAGGAAGATGCCGTAGTCGACGCCGAGGGCGACCAGGAACACGAAGGACAGCAGCCCCAGCCCCGGATCCGTGCCCTCGAAGCCGAACACCGGCCCGAACACCAGCCCGCCGATGCCGAGCGCCGCGCCCCACACCGCGACCACGGCGGCGACGAGCATCAGCGGCGCGACGAGCGACCGCAGCAGCACGATCAGGATCAGCAGGACGGAGACGAGGACGAGCGGCACGACGATCATCCGGTCGCGGGCGTTGGTGTCCACCAGGTCGATCTGCTGGGCGCTCGGCCCGCCGACGTAGGAGCCGGTCAGCCGGGCCCGCAGTGCCTCGATGGTCGCCGTCTCGGCGGCGGACTGCGGCGGTGCGGCGGCGGTCACCGCGATCTCCGTCCAGCCTTCTCCGGTACGGCCCCGGCGTGCGTCGGCGACGCCGTCCGTGTCCCGGATCGCGGCGAGGGTGGCCTCGGCCCGGCCGGTCGGGGTCAGCACGTCGATGGGCTGGGCGGACTGCTCCGGGAAGGCCTTGGCCAGGGTCTCCATGGCGACGACCGACTCGGGCCGGTCGACGAAGGAGTCCTGCTGCTTGACCGCGCCGGGCAGGTTCAGCGCGCCCAGCGCGAGGGCGCCGAGCAGGACGGCGCCGGCCGCCAGGACGGTCCGCGGACGCCGCCCCGCCGAGGTGCCCATCGCGGCGAACAGCGACCGGCGGACCTTGGGCGTGCTGCCGTAGGCGGGCACCAGCGGCCAGAACACCCGGCGGCCCAGCAGGACGAGGAGCGCGGGCAGCAGCGTCAGCATCGTGACGAGCGCGCACAGCACGCCCACCGTGCCCAGCGGTCCCATGCCCCGGTTGGAGTTGAGGTCGGCGGCGAGCAGGCACAGCAGTCCGGCGGCGACGGTCCCGGAGGAGGCCAGCACGGCCGGCCCGCAGCCGCGCAGCGCGGCCCGCATGGCGTCGTACGGCCGCTCCACGCGCCGCAGCTCCTCCCGGTAGCGGGAGACGAGCAACAGGGCGTAGTCCGTCCCCGCGCCGAAGACGAGGATGGTCATGATGCCGGAGCTCTGCCCCGACACCGTGGTGCCGAAGGCCTGGTTGAGGCCGTAGGCGACCCCCATGGACAGGTAGTCGGCGATCCCGGCCACCGCGAGCGGCACCAGCCACAGCACCGGGCTGCGGTAGATCAGGATCAGCAGGACGGCGACGACACCCACGGTGGTGTAGAGCAGTGGCCCGCCGAGCGAGTCGTAGACCTTGGCGGCGTCGGTGGCCAGCGCCCCCGTCCCGCCCACCTCGACGGTCAACCCGCCCTCGCTGTGGGCGACTTCGCGTACGTCCTCGACGAAGGCGTCCCGTTTCTTCTCGTCGGTGCCGGGCTCGTTGGTGGCGACCGGGTACATGAGCGTGGCGCCGTCGGCGGACGGGACGCCTCGCGGGGCCCCGGTCAGCGCGTGGTCCCCGGCGACCCGGGCGACCTGCTCCCGCGCCGTCGTCCGGTCGGCGGCGGTCAGGCCGCCGTCGCGGTGGTAGACCAGCACCAGCTCGGTGCTCTCACCGCCGGGCAACTGCTCCTGGAGCCTCGCGACCCTGGTCGAGTCGGCGCTCGCCGGCAGGTAGTCGGTGACCCGGTCGTGCTGTACGTCGGCGAGCTTGGCGGCGAACGGCGAGGCGAGCGCGAGCACACCCACCCACAGCGCGAGCACCACCCAGGGGATGGCGCTGCGCCGGCCCTTCGTCTTCCCGGCCCCCATGAAATCTCCGGCCCCCATGAAACGGGCCCTCCCTTCGGCACGGCTGTCTGGTTGCGCTCTCCAGACTTCCGGCACGCAGGGGGCGGAGCGTCGCGCGTGAGGGCGAGTTCGGGAGTACTGCCGGGGGTGACCGGACGGGGGGACTACTCCCTGGGGAGTATCAGGACGGCGTCCGGGCCGCGACCAGCAGGCGGGTCACGTCTTCCGCGCGGATCGTCAGGGCCGCGCCCACCGTCGTGAGGACCTCTCGTTCGGCCGGGGTGTACGGGCCGTCCGCGAGGGCGATGCGGGCGCCCTGGAGCAGGATCGATTCGCGGCCGACCGCGGCGAGGTGCGGGGCGAGCGGGTCGAGGGCCTCGTGGAGCTCTATGGCGAGGCCCGCGCCGTACGGTTCGCCGTAGTTGTGACCGGTGTCGGAGGCGAGGGCGGCGACGAGCGCGGCGAGCTGTTCCTCCGTGCAGTCGGTGAAGCCGGCCGAGCGCACCGCGCCCGCCGCCGTCTCCAGCGACGTACGGGCGCAGGTACCGCCCGCGGACAGGACCGCGAGGGCGACGGTGTGGACGGCGTCGCGGAGCATCGCCGAGAAACGGATGGTGGTGGGGTGGTCGAGGACGTCGGTGCCGAAGTGGCGGCGGCAGGCCGCGCACTCGACGACCGGGCCGGTCTCGCCGCGTGGCACGACCGGCATGCCGAGGAGGGTGAAGCGGCGCTGGCCGGTCAGCCGCTGGTAGTTGCGGTCGCCTCCGCAGCCCGGGCAGAAGAACTCACCGTCGCCCGCGGGCGTCCACGCGGTGCGGGTCCCCAGGATGCGGGCAAGCCCGGTGACACGGCCGTCACGTCCCCGTTCTGGCAGCACGTCGCACCTCCGTAACCCCGCGGCAACATCGCCGCACGCCTCCGTGATGTTAGCCACATCCATGAGGTGTAGTCAGCACCCAGGACGAGACCTTCCCGTGACCTCCACAGGGGGATGGCCGATAAGCGACGGGGCCCTGACCGCCGTATACGGCGGTCAGGGCCCCGAAAGTCCCGGTCAGGCCGGTCAGCGGGTCGCGCGGTTGACGGCGGAGACGACCGCCTTCAGCGACGCACGCGTCGTGTTCGCGTCGATGCCGATCCCCCACAGGACCTTGTCGCCGATCGCGCATTCGATGTAGGAGGCGGCCTGCGCGGAGGCGCCCTCGCTCATCGTGTGCTCCTGGTAGTCGAGCAGGCGTACGTCGATGCCGACGGACTCCAGGGCGTTGAAGAAGGCCGAGATCGGGCCGTTGCCGGAGCCGGTCAGGACGGTGTCCTCGCCGTCGACCGTGGCCTCGACGGTCAGGGTGTCGACGCCGTCGGTGTCGGTCGTGGACTGACCCGTGCGGACCTGGATGCGGCCCCAGGGGTTCTCCGGGTTCGGCAGGTACTCGTCCTGGAAGACCCCCCAGATGGCGCCGCCCGTGACCTCGCCGCCCTCGGCGTCCGTCTTCGCCTGGATGAGCTTGGAGAACTCGATCTGCATCCGGCGGGGCAGGTCCAGCTTGTGGTCGTTCTTCAGGACGTACGCGATACCGCCCTTGCCGGACTGCGAGTTGACGCGGATGACGGCCTCGTAGGAGCGGCCGACGTCCTTCGGGTCGATCGGCAGGTAGGGGACCGCCCACTCGATGTCGTCGACGGTGACGCCCTTGGCGGCCGCGTCGGCCTCCATCGCGTCGAAGCCCTTCTTGATGGCGTCCTGGTGGGAGCCGGAGAAAGACGTGTAGACCAGGTCGCCCACGTACGGGTGGCGCGGGTGGACCTCCATCTGGTTGCAGTACTCCCACGTACGACGGATCTCGTCGATGTCGGAGAAGTCGATCTGCGGGTCGACGCCCTGCGAGAACAGGTTCATGCCCAGGGTGACCAGGTCGACGTTGCCGGTGCGCTCGCCCTGCCCGAACAGACAGCCCTCGACGCGGTCGGCGCCGGCCATCAGCGCCAGCTCGGCGGCGGCGACGGCCGTACCGCGGTCGTTGTGCGGGTGGATGGAGATGACGACGTGCTCGCGGCGGGAGATGTTGCGGCTCATCCACTCGAAGCGGTCGGCGTGGGTGGACGGCGTGGAGCGCTCGACGGTGGCCGGCAGGTTCAGGATGATCTCGCGGCCCGGGCCGGGCTGCCAGACGTCCATGACCGCCTCGCAGACCTCCAGGGCGAAGTCCAGCTCGGTGTCGGTGAAGATCTCGGGGCTGTACTGGTAGCCGAACTCCGTCTCGGGGCCCAGCAGCTTCTCCGCGTACTCGACGACCAGACGGGTGCCGTCGACGGCGATCTGCTTGATGTCGTCCTTGGAGCCGCGGAAGACCACGCGGCGGAAGACGGGGGCCGTGGCGTTGTACAGGTGGACGGTCGCCCGCTTGGCGCCCTTCAGGGACTCCACGGTCCGCTCGATCAGGTCCTCGCGGGCCTGGGTCAGTACGGAGATCGTCACGTCGTCCGGGATCGCGCCCTCTTCCTCGACGATCGAGCGCACGAAGTCGAAGTCGGTCTGACCGGAGGCGGGGAAGCCGACCTCGATCTCCTTGTAGCCCATCTTGACCAGCTGGTCGAACATCCGGCGCTTGCGCTCGGGCGACATGGGGTCGATCAGGGCCTGGTTGCCGTCACGCAGGTCGGTGGAGAGCCAGCGGGGGGCGACGGTGATCCGGTTGTCGGGCCAGGTGCGGTCGGGGATGTCGACCTGGTCGTACTGACCGTACTTGTGGATCGGCATGTGGCTGGGCTGCTGGCGGTTCGCCATGATGCGGTGGCTCCTCAGGAGGACCGGAGAGTGTCCGGACGGAAGGACGGCCGACGCGCAACACCAAGCACCGCGGGGAGGGGGTCGGCCTCGACTACAGGCCCTCGCCGCGGCAGCTAAGGAGAAGCAGCCCGAAATGCATAGTGCTCCGCAGCCTAGCGGAGCCGCTTCCGTCACGCGGGTTCGTTCCAGTATGCGGGACCGACAGGAGGAACCATAGGAAAAGGTGCAGAACGTGCGCCACGCCACTCGCCGCTCCTCCGCCATACCACCGGGCACCGCAGATCAGGCCCCTTTGTCACCGTATTTCACCAATCATGGTTGCCGGTGGTGACAGCGGCATAACGCAGTGCAAGGGTGCCGGGCATGACGACTCACGGGGGCTTCGAGCCCGTCTTCTGCACCGTCGTACCGCCACACGTCCTCGACCGGCTGGCGCGGAACGACAACCCCGCTCTCTCCGGTCCCGCCCGGCGCACCATCCTGCGCGACAGCGAGCTGCGCGCACTGCGCCAGGTGACCACCGAGTACGGCCTCCTGGCCGCCCCGACGGCGAAGGCGCCGTCGGACCAGCCGCTGCGCACGATCTACGACGCCGAGCACGGCACCTCGCTGCCCGGCACCAAGGTCCGCGCCGAGGGCCAGGACCCCGGCCGGGACGCCACCGTCAACCGCGCCTACTCCGGGCTCGGCGCCACCTTCGACCTGTATCTGAAGGCCTACCAGCGCCACTCGATCGACGGCGACGGCCTGCCCCTCGACGCCACCGTGCACTACGACGAGGGCTACAACAACGCCTTCTGGAACGGCGAGCAGATGGTGTTCGGTGACGGCGACGGCGAGATCTTCGTCGACTTCACCAACTCCATCGACGTCATCGGGCACGAGCTCACCCACGGCGTCACGCAGTACACGGCGAACCTGACCTACAACGGCCAGCCGGGCGCCCTCAACGAGTCGATGTCCGACGTCTTCGGCTCGCTCATCAAGCAGTACTCGCTCGGCCAGACCGCCGCCGAGGCCGACTGGCTGATCGGCGCGGGCCTGCTCGCCCCGGACGTCACCGGCACCGCCCTGCGCTCCATGAAGGCACCGGGCACCGCGTACGACGACGATGTCCTCGGCAAGGACCCGCAGCCCGCGACGATGGACGAGTACGTCCGCACCGGCCGCGACAACGGCGGCGTCCACATCAACTCCGGCATCCCCAACCACGCGTTCTACCTGGCCGCCACCGCCCTCGGCGGCTACGCCTGGGAGAAGGCCGGCCAGCTCTGGTACGACGTCCTGACCGGCGGCGAGCTCTCCGAGCGGGCGTTCTTCACCGACTTCGCCAAGCTGACGGTGCGAGCCGCGCGTGAGCGCTTCGGCAGCGGCGGGGAGGAGCTCCAGGCCGTGGAGAAGGCGTGGGAGCAGGTGGGGGTGCGGATTCTCTGAGTCCGTAATAGACAGGGACCCATGCGTATTCAGGTGAGTCGCACGGGCGGATTCGCGGGCATCGAGCGCCGTGCCGAGGTGGACACCTCGGGACGGCCCGACGCCCACGAGTGGCACGCCCTGGCCGAGCGGGCGGTCGCCGCCGGCCGGGGCGTGCCTTCGGTCGGCGTACCGGACGGCTTCAGCTACGAGATCACCGTGGACGGCAGGACGGTGTACGCGGCCGATCCCCGGCTCACGGAGGAGCAGCGCAAGCTGATCTCACGGGTGCTGAAGGAGGGGGCCTGAGGGGGCTCGCGGGAGGCTTGCGAGGGGCTTTCGGGAGGCTTGCGGGGTGCTTGTGGGAGGGGCATAACTGGCAGTTCACGCCGGGACGTTGACTTCCTTACCCAGCGGTAAGGATGATCCCGCCCATGGCGAACGATCCGCGCGACGCGGCGAACCCGATGCCCCGGTTTCCGGCAGACTTCCTGTGGGGCGTGTCCACCTCCGCGCATCAGATCGAGGGCGCGGCGGAGATCCGCGAACCTTCGGTCTGGGACACCTTCACCGCCGCGCCGGGACGGGTGAAGGACGGCTCCACGGCGGCGGTGGCCTGCGACCACTACCACCGCTACCCCGAGGACGTGGCGCTCCTGTCGGGCCTGGGCGTGGACGCCTACCGCTTCTCGATCTCGTGGCCGAGGGTGAACTCGCCCGGCGGTCTCGACTTCTACGACCGGCTCGTCGACGAGCTGTGCGCGGCCGGGGTCCGCCCGGTCCCCACCCTCTTCCACTGGGACCTGCCGGCGCGGCTCGACTGGCTGGAGCGGGACACGGCGGCCCGTTTCGCCGAGTACGTGTCGCTGGTGGCCGGGCGCCTCGGTGACCGCGTGCAGAAGTGGATCACCGTCAACGAGCCCGCCGAGCACACCCTGTTGGGGCACGCCCTCGGCACCCACGCGCCCGGCAAACAGCTGCTGTTCGACGCGCTCCCGGCCGCCCACCACCAGCTGCTGGGGCACGGCCTCGCCGTCCAGGCGCTGCGCGCGGCCGGCGCCACGGACATCGGCATCGCCAACTCGCACGGCCCGACCTGGCCGGCCTCCCGGGAACCCGCCGACGTGGAGGCGGCCGCCTTCTACGACCTCCTGCTGAACCGGCTGTTCGCGGAGCCCGTGCTGCTGGGCGAATACCCGGAAGGACTCGGCGAGTTGATGCCTGGGGACGTCCAGGCCGACCTCAAGGTGATCTCGGAGCCGCTCGACTGGTACGGGATCAACTACTACGCCCCGACGAAGGTGGGCGCCCCGCAGGGCACGGAGATCGAGTTCGGCGGCATCCGGATGCCGGCCGAACTGCCCTTCTCCGTCCAGCAGATAGAAGACGTCCCGGTGACGGACTTCGGCTGGCCGGTCGTCCCGGAGGGCCTGACGGAACTCCTGACCACCTTCCGCGACCGTTACGGCGACCGGCTCCCCCCGATCGTCATCACGGAGAACGGATGCAGCTACGAGGGCGTGGACGACCAGGAGCGCATCACCTACCTGGACGGTCATCTCCGCGCCCTGCACCGGGCCGTGGAGGCGGGCGTCGACGTGCGCGGCTACTTCGTGTGGTCGCTGCTGGACAACTTCGAGTGGGCGGAGGGGTACGAGCGCCGCTTCGGCCTGGTCCACGTGGACTTCGAGACCCAGGCCCGGACCCCGAAGGCGTCGTACGCCTGGCTGCGGGACGTCCTGCGGGCGCAGAGATGACGACGGCGGACAGGGCCCCGGCGGCCGCCCTGGCCGAGCCCGTCGAGCGGGTGGGCCGGGGCTGGGCATCGGCCCTGTCCCTCGCCAACGGAGCGATCTGGGTGGGCTGGTACGGCCCTCTCCAGATCCTGCTGGCCTCCCAGGCCGAGGACTTCGCACCCGGCTCGGGCATGTCGAAGGAGACGATGCTGGCCTGGGTCACGGGCGTGGGTGCGGTGGCGTCCCTGGCCGCGAACCCCCTCTTCGGCGCGCTGTCGGACCGTACGACATCGCGCCGGGGCCGCCGTACGCCGTGGATCGTGGCGGGGACCGCGGGCGGCGCCCTCTCGCTGCTGCTGCTCGCGGGAGCGGACGGCGTCTGGACCATGGCGGCCGGTTGGTGCCTGGTCCAGCTGACGCTGAACGCGGCCTTCGCGGCGGTCACGGCCGCCGTCCCCGACCGGGTCCCCCGCCTCCAACGGGGCTCGGTGGGCGGCTGGTTGGGCGCCGCGCAGATCCTGGGCGTGGTCGGCGGCACGGGGCTCGCGACGATCGCCGGGGGCGTCGGAGCGGGGTACGT
The sequence above is a segment of the Streptomyces asoensis genome. Coding sequences within it:
- a CDS encoding TerB family tellurite resistance protein; this translates as MLPERGRDGRVTGLARILGTRTAWTPAGDGEFFCPGCGGDRNYQRLTGQRRFTLLGMPVVPRGETGPVVECAACRRHFGTDVLDHPTTIRFSAMLRDAVHTVALAVLSAGGTCARTSLETAAGAVRSAGFTDCTEEQLAALVAALASDTGHNYGEPYGAGLAIELHEALDPLAPHLAAVGRESILLQGARIALADGPYTPAEREVLTTVGAALTIRAEDVTRLLVAARTPS
- a CDS encoding sensor histidine kinase, which codes for MQETTTTVRPRRGERIMAAINRDPRTAPHGTRNDVLLAAATAALATALALLGVDGPRPDALGWTLLLTANVPLAWRRRRPVPALLAVVVCVVPYHALDNNHAAPVPATMVALYTVAATGTVRRTLITGCAVLGPALIINALTNPDEALELLRISGWIIAVLFCGIDVRYYRRYVAAIVERAERAERTREEEARRRVAEERLRIARDLHDLLAHTITLIGVQTSVAAHVLAADPDRLDRAAVAKALDDIAGTCRSARGELRTTLEVLRDLGTPDARGSLPGLHGLPDLAETARAAGARVELTVRSGEVPPAVGAAAYRIVQEALTNAVRHGGRDGGPDDLTAGVGVRVRVYEEQDALRLRVTDDGAGVDTGGDGVGRGGGAGHGGRAGDGGGAPGFGIVGMRERARSVGGSLEAGPRDDGKGFEVSAVLPHGKDR
- a CDS encoding GH1 family beta-glucosidase, whose translation is MANDPRDAANPMPRFPADFLWGVSTSAHQIEGAAEIREPSVWDTFTAAPGRVKDGSTAAVACDHYHRYPEDVALLSGLGVDAYRFSISWPRVNSPGGLDFYDRLVDELCAAGVRPVPTLFHWDLPARLDWLERDTAARFAEYVSLVAGRLGDRVQKWITVNEPAEHTLLGHALGTHAPGKQLLFDALPAAHHQLLGHGLAVQALRAAGATDIGIANSHGPTWPASREPADVEAAAFYDLLLNRLFAEPVLLGEYPEGLGELMPGDVQADLKVISEPLDWYGINYYAPTKVGAPQGTEIEFGGIRMPAELPFSVQQIEDVPVTDFGWPVVPEGLTELLTTFRDRYGDRLPPIVITENGCSYEGVDDQERITYLDGHLRALHRAVEAGVDVRGYFVWSLLDNFEWAEGYERRFGLVHVDFETQARTPKASYAWLRDVLRAQR
- a CDS encoding protealysin inhibitor emfourin; this translates as MRIQVSRTGGFAGIERRAEVDTSGRPDAHEWHALAERAVAAGRGVPSVGVPDGFSYEITVDGRTVYAADPRLTEEQRKLISRVLKEGA
- a CDS encoding response regulator; its protein translation is MKPLRVLLADDQTLVREAFAMLVESAPDMRVVGQAGTGREAVAVARGERPDLVVMDIRMPDLDGIEATRLIAADEELAGVRVLVLTTYDTDENIVEALRAGAAGFLVKDTRPAELLDAIRTVAAGEALLSPGPTARLIAQFLRGPSGPPTAGGPECLSERECEVLALVARGLTNTGIAEELGLSPLTAKTHVSRIMGKLGARDRAQLVIVAYESGLVTPGPSAP
- a CDS encoding MMPL family transporter; amino-acid sequence: MGAGKTKGRRSAIPWVVLALWVGVLALASPFAAKLADVQHDRVTDYLPASADSTRVARLQEQLPGGESTELVLVYHRDGGLTAADRTTAREQVARVAGDHALTGAPRGVPSADGATLMYPVATNEPGTDEKKRDAFVEDVREVAHSEGGLTVEVGGTGALATDAAKVYDSLGGPLLYTTVGVVAVLLILIYRSPVLWLVPLAVAGIADYLSMGVAYGLNQAFGTTVSGQSSGIMTILVFGAGTDYALLLVSRYREELRRVERPYDAMRAALRGCGPAVLASSGTVAAGLLCLLAADLNSNRGMGPLGTVGVLCALVTMLTLLPALLVLLGRRVFWPLVPAYGSTPKVRRSLFAAMGTSAGRRPRTVLAAGAVLLGALALGALNLPGAVKQQDSFVDRPESVVAMETLAKAFPEQSAQPIDVLTPTGRAEATLAAIRDTDGVADARRGRTGEGWTEIAVTAAAPPQSAAETATIEALRARLTGSYVGGPSAQQIDLVDTNARDRMIVVPLVLVSVLLILIVLLRSLVAPLMLVAAVVAVWGAALGIGGLVFGPVFGFEGTDPGLGLLSFVFLVALGVDYGIFLMHRMREESMRGADPVATALTALRTTGGVIASAGLVLAATFAVLTNMGLVQLVELGFVIAVGVLLDTFLVRTYLVTSASVALGSKVWWPGRLSRAPETEQRRPEQPGRPERQTEPV
- the leuA gene encoding 2-isopropylmalate synthase, whose product is MANRQQPSHMPIHKYGQYDQVDIPDRTWPDNRITVAPRWLSTDLRDGNQALIDPMSPERKRRMFDQLVKMGYKEIEVGFPASGQTDFDFVRSIVEEEGAIPDDVTISVLTQAREDLIERTVESLKGAKRATVHLYNATAPVFRRVVFRGSKDDIKQIAVDGTRLVVEYAEKLLGPETEFGYQYSPEIFTDTELDFALEVCEAVMDVWQPGPGREIILNLPATVERSTPSTHADRFEWMSRNISRREHVVISIHPHNDRGTAVAAAELALMAGADRVEGCLFGQGERTGNVDLVTLGMNLFSQGVDPQIDFSDIDEIRRTWEYCNQMEVHPRHPYVGDLVYTSFSGSHQDAIKKGFDAMEADAAAKGVTVDDIEWAVPYLPIDPKDVGRSYEAVIRVNSQSGKGGIAYVLKNDHKLDLPRRMQIEFSKLIQAKTDAEGGEVTGGAIWGVFQDEYLPNPENPWGRIQVRTGQSTTDTDGVDTLTVEATVDGEDTVLTGSGNGPISAFFNALESVGIDVRLLDYQEHTMSEGASAQAASYIECAIGDKVLWGIGIDANTTRASLKAVVSAVNRATR
- a CDS encoding M4 family metallopeptidase; its protein translation is MTTHGGFEPVFCTVVPPHVLDRLARNDNPALSGPARRTILRDSELRALRQVTTEYGLLAAPTAKAPSDQPLRTIYDAEHGTSLPGTKVRAEGQDPGRDATVNRAYSGLGATFDLYLKAYQRHSIDGDGLPLDATVHYDEGYNNAFWNGEQMVFGDGDGEIFVDFTNSIDVIGHELTHGVTQYTANLTYNGQPGALNESMSDVFGSLIKQYSLGQTAAEADWLIGAGLLAPDVTGTALRSMKAPGTAYDDDVLGKDPQPATMDEYVRTGRDNGGVHINSGIPNHAFYLAATALGGYAWEKAGQLWYDVLTGGELSERAFFTDFAKLTVRAARERFGSGGEELQAVEKAWEQVGVRIL